A region of Mesorhizobium sp. AR02 DNA encodes the following proteins:
- a CDS encoding DUF3489 domain-containing protein translates to MSNDTDHNISAEKNLLEPAVSKGNGRTKGGGKAAKAEAPAKAGKATKPGATKADLVLKKLATPKGASLRTLAEATGWQTHSVRGFLSGTVKKKLGQALISEVGKDGTRRYRIADTASGA, encoded by the coding sequence ATGTCGAACGACACCGATCACAATATTTCTGCCGAAAAAAACCTCCTGGAACCCGCGGTGTCCAAGGGAAACGGCCGAACGAAGGGCGGCGGCAAAGCAGCAAAGGCTGAGGCCCCTGCAAAGGCAGGAAAGGCGACTAAGCCAGGAGCCACAAAGGCCGATCTGGTTCTCAAAAAGCTGGCCACTCCGAAAGGGGCAAGCCTTCGGACCCTGGCGGAGGCAACTGGCTGGCAAACCCACTCGGTCCGCGGCTTTCTATCGGGCACCGTGAAGAAGAAGCTTGGGCAGGCGCTCATCAGCGAGGTTGGAAAGGATGGAACCCGGCGGTACAGAATCGCGGACACTGCGTCCGGCGCGTGA
- a CDS encoding DUF2924 domain-containing protein, protein MIARKDLENEIAGVGDLDRGELVARWTKIFRCPPPPGVRRELLAYAIAADLQAKRLGGLSSEGRKTLKLAIANVVAKMPRSRQTDTDDAALGEGNARNTGNAKRGDNTARTTPQVGARLIRDWNGRTNVVDVVKDGFLFEGTKYRSLSAIARKITGAHWSGPRFFGL, encoded by the coding sequence ATGATCGCCAGAAAAGATTTGGAAAATGAGATCGCCGGTGTCGGCGATCTCGACCGTGGTGAGCTGGTCGCTCGGTGGACGAAGATCTTTCGGTGCCCCCCTCCGCCGGGTGTCCGGCGAGAGTTGCTCGCCTACGCGATCGCTGCGGACCTTCAGGCAAAACGCCTAGGCGGCTTATCTTCTGAGGGGAGGAAGACGCTCAAACTCGCCATCGCGAATGTGGTGGCGAAAATGCCAAGGTCGCGCCAAACAGATACCGATGACGCAGCTCTTGGAGAAGGCAATGCTCGCAACACAGGAAATGCAAAGCGGGGCGATAACACTGCGCGCACCACACCACAGGTCGGTGCGAGGCTCATACGCGATTGGAACGGAAGGACCAACGTCGTCGACGTGGTGAAGGACGGGTTCCTGTTTGAAGGAACAAAATACCGCTCGCTCTCTGCAATCGCCCGGAAAATCACTGGCGCCCATTGGTCAGGCCCGAGGTTCTTTGGCCTATGA
- a CDS encoding recombinase family protein, with translation MSTPVKLRCAVYTRKSSEEGLDQEFNSLDAQREACVAYISSQVGLGWKLISDHYDDGGISGGTLERPALQRLLQDVRDRRIDVVVVYKIDRLTRSLMDFAKIVEIFDASHVSFVSVTQAFNTTSSMGRLTLNVLLSFAQFEREVTAERIRDKIAASRKKGLWMGGRVPLGYEVRDRKLVVSGNDANMVRYLFRRYLELKSVLTLADEVNGQQRDEAQTEPGSQGGARHGPWSRGKLYYLLSNQLYIGRVKHHVEHFEGEHEAIIDTKEFAKVQELLAEQSPRRQRSSSNATDVHLLTGIVFDETGDRLSPAHASNHGKRYRYYVSARLKNSNSNKNDGWRIPSHELEAIVEHQLRQLLLDRSRLADWIQRYASVGHIQQALDVAEAWIETKAAHETAIPLGSIFERITLSSDNISFQIDRKGLVAMLCDGVAYSHDENGLDPEAEASLFTIDLPVAMRRRGVEVRIVIENDTRQNRAPDAALIDLIARAHLYLAKLTDGSGQSIADVANHCRVHRADISRILPLAFLSPKIVEAILAGRQPADLTVRYLTRLIYMPLAWQDQDAVLGF, from the coding sequence ATGAGTACGCCCGTCAAACTCCGCTGCGCTGTCTATACCCGCAAATCATCTGAAGAAGGTCTTGATCAAGAGTTCAACTCGCTCGATGCGCAGCGAGAAGCCTGTGTTGCCTACATCTCTTCCCAGGTAGGGCTCGGTTGGAAGCTGATTTCCGATCACTACGATGATGGTGGCATTTCCGGCGGAACGTTGGAGCGGCCCGCCTTGCAACGGCTGCTTCAAGACGTTCGTGATCGCAGGATCGATGTAGTGGTGGTCTACAAGATCGACAGGTTGACGCGGTCGCTTATGGACTTCGCCAAGATCGTCGAGATCTTCGATGCTAGCCACGTTTCGTTCGTCTCAGTGACACAAGCTTTCAACACCACGAGCTCGATGGGACGGCTGACACTAAACGTTCTACTGTCCTTTGCCCAGTTTGAGCGCGAAGTCACAGCTGAGCGGATCCGTGACAAGATCGCTGCATCGCGAAAAAAAGGCTTGTGGATGGGTGGCCGGGTCCCGCTTGGCTATGAGGTGAGAGACCGGAAGCTGGTCGTGAGTGGCAACGATGCCAACATGGTCCGTTACCTGTTCCGCCGCTACCTCGAACTCAAATCGGTGCTGACACTAGCCGATGAGGTCAACGGCCAACAAAGAGATGAGGCTCAAACCGAACCCGGCAGCCAAGGCGGTGCAAGACACGGCCCCTGGAGCCGGGGCAAGCTTTACTACCTGCTTTCGAATCAACTTTACATCGGGCGCGTAAAACACCACGTCGAGCATTTTGAAGGTGAGCATGAGGCCATCATCGATACCAAAGAGTTTGCTAAGGTCCAGGAACTTCTGGCTGAACAATCGCCTCGCAGGCAACGATCATCGTCAAATGCAACCGATGTCCATCTCCTGACCGGTATTGTTTTCGACGAGACCGGCGACCGCCTTAGCCCCGCTCATGCCAGCAATCATGGGAAGCGATATCGATACTACGTGTCTGCGCGCCTCAAGAATTCCAACAGCAACAAAAACGATGGTTGGCGCATTCCTTCTCATGAGCTCGAAGCCATTGTCGAGCATCAGCTGCGGCAATTGTTGCTGGATCGATCCCGCCTCGCCGATTGGATCCAACGTTACGCTTCGGTAGGCCACATCCAGCAGGCGCTTGATGTTGCGGAGGCATGGATCGAGACGAAAGCTGCGCATGAGACTGCAATCCCTCTTGGGTCGATCTTTGAGAGAATCACGCTGAGTAGCGACAACATTAGCTTTCAAATTGATCGGAAAGGCCTTGTCGCGATGCTCTGCGACGGCGTCGCATACAGTCATGACGAAAACGGGCTCGATCCTGAAGCCGAGGCATCACTATTCACTATCGATCTGCCAGTTGCCATGAGGCGACGCGGTGTCGAGGTACGCATCGTCATCGAGAATGACACACGGCAGAACAGAGCGCCCGATGCTGCTCTGATCGACCTCATCGCCAGAGCACACCTCTATCTCGCCAAACTGACTGATGGCTCGGGACAAAGCATCGCAGACGTAGCAAACCATTGCAGGGTGCATCGTGCCGACATCAGTCGCATCCTGCCGCTGGCCTTCCTCTCGCCGAAGATAGTCGAGGCAATACTGGCGGGTCGCCAACCAGCAGATCTGACCGTGCGATACTTGACCCGTCTCATTTACATGCCGCTTGCCTGGCAAGATCAGGACGCCGTCCTGGGTTTCTGA
- a CDS encoding TIGR02300 family protein, with the protein MAKNELGTKRIDPETGRKFYDLNKDPIVSPYTGKTYPRSYFEEGKIAALEEEEEVAEKEVDAEDEEGVEVVSLEEADEDVKGDDLPDLGDDEDVDLGDDEDDTFLADEEEEDDDVADMIGVGDDDEV; encoded by the coding sequence GTGGCAAAAAACGAACTTGGCACAAAGCGTATCGACCCTGAGACGGGTCGAAAATTCTACGACCTGAACAAGGACCCGATCGTCTCGCCCTACACCGGCAAGACCTATCCGCGTTCCTATTTCGAGGAAGGCAAGATCGCCGCCCTCGAGGAGGAAGAGGAAGTGGCCGAGAAGGAAGTGGACGCCGAGGACGAAGAGGGCGTTGAAGTCGTCTCGCTCGAAGAGGCCGACGAGGACGTCAAGGGTGACGACCTGCCGGATCTCGGCGATGACGAGGACGTCGACCTCGGCGACGACGAGGATGACACTTTCCTTGCCGACGAAGAGGAAGAAGACGACGACGTTGCCGACATGATCGGCGTCGGCGACGACGACGAGGTCTGA
- the aroA gene encoding 3-phosphoshikimate 1-carboxyvinyltransferase has product MSHAAAAKPATARKSSALSGTARVPGDKSISHRSFMFGGLASGETRITGLLEGEDVMRTGAAMKAMGAHIEKRGAEWVIRGTGNGALLQPEGPLDFGNAGTGSRLTMGLVGTYDMETTFIGDASLSGRPMGRVLEPLRQMGVQVLKATPGDRMPITLHGPKHAAPITYRVPMASAQVKSAVLLAGLNTPGITTVIEPVMTRDHTEKMLKGFGANLSVETDERGVRHIFIEGQGKLTGQTIAVPGDPSSAGFPLVAALIVPGSDIVIENVLMNPTRTGLLLTLQEMGGKIDILNPRNAGGEDVADLRVRYSELKGVTVPPERAPSMIDEYPVLAVAASFAEGETLMQGLEELRVKESDRLSAVANGLKLNGVDCTEGEASLAVRGKPGGKGLGRHPNGLDTTVKTHLDHRIAMSFLVMGLATEKPVTIDDAAMIATSFPEFMGLMKGLGAEIE; this is encoded by the coding sequence ATGTCTCACGCCGCCGCTGCCAAGCCGGCCACCGCCCGTAAATCGTCAGCCCTTTCCGGCACGGCCCGCGTGCCGGGCGACAAGTCGATATCGCACCGCTCCTTCATGTTCGGCGGTCTCGCCTCGGGCGAAACCCGCATCACCGGCTTGCTCGAAGGCGAGGACGTGATGCGCACGGGTGCGGCCATGAAGGCGATGGGCGCGCATATAGAGAAGCGCGGCGCCGAATGGGTGATCCGCGGCACCGGCAACGGTGCGCTGCTGCAGCCGGAAGGCCCGCTCGATTTCGGCAATGCCGGCACCGGCTCGCGGCTGACCATGGGCCTCGTCGGCACCTATGACATGGAAACCACCTTCATCGGCGACGCCTCGCTGTCCGGCCGGCCGATGGGCCGTGTGCTCGAGCCGCTCCGCCAGATGGGCGTGCAGGTGCTGAAAGCCACACCCGGCGACCGCATGCCGATCACGCTGCATGGCCCCAAGCACGCCGCTCCGATCACCTACCGCGTGCCGATGGCCTCGGCGCAGGTGAAGTCGGCGGTGCTGCTTGCCGGCCTCAACACGCCGGGCATCACCACAGTTATCGAACCGGTGATGACGCGCGACCATACCGAAAAGATGCTGAAGGGATTTGGCGCCAATCTGTCGGTCGAGACCGATGAACGCGGCGTGCGCCACATCTTCATCGAGGGCCAGGGCAAGCTGACCGGCCAGACGATCGCCGTGCCAGGCGACCCGTCCTCCGCCGGATTCCCGCTGGTCGCGGCACTGATCGTGCCAGGTTCGGACATCGTCATCGAAAACGTGCTGATGAACCCGACCCGCACCGGACTTTTGCTGACGCTGCAGGAAATGGGCGGCAAGATCGACATCTTGAACCCGCGCAATGCCGGCGGCGAGGATGTCGCCGACCTGCGCGTGCGCTATTCCGAGCTGAAGGGCGTCACTGTGCCGCCCGAGCGGGCACCGTCGATGATCGACGAGTACCCGGTGCTGGCTGTTGCCGCCAGCTTCGCCGAGGGCGAGACGCTGATGCAGGGGCTGGAAGAGCTGCGGGTGAAGGAGTCCGACCGCCTTTCGGCCGTCGCCAACGGGCTGAAGCTCAACGGCGTCGACTGCACCGAGGGCGAGGCTTCGCTTGCCGTGCGCGGCAAGCCCGGTGGCAAGGGGTTGGGCAGGCATCCGAACGGCCTGGATACGACGGTCAAGACGCATCTCGACCACCGCATCGCCATGAGCTTTCTGGTGATGGGGCTGGCGACGGAAAAGCCGGTCACCATCGATGACGCCGCCATGATCGCGACCAGCTTTCCGGAGTTCATGGGCCTGATGAAGGGGCTGGGCGCGGAGATTGAATAA
- the cmk gene encoding (d)CMP kinase produces MSSTFTIAIDGPAGAGKGTLARRLADHYRLNLLDTGLTYRAVAYALIQHALPLDNVSAAETAARQVDLARLDRAVLSAHAVGEAASKVAVYPTVRRILVEKQRDFAKTPPGAVLDGRDIGTVVCPDADIKLYVTASAEVRARRRLAEIESIGGTANFTEILADIVRRDERDMGRADAPLKPAADAHLLDTSEMAIEAAFLAAMAIVDDVLARRNKA; encoded by the coding sequence ATGAGTTCAACCTTCACAATCGCCATCGACGGCCCCGCCGGCGCCGGCAAGGGCACGCTCGCCCGGCGGCTCGCCGACCACTATCGGCTGAACCTGCTCGACACCGGTCTCACCTATCGGGCGGTCGCCTATGCGCTCATCCAGCACGCGCTGCCGCTCGACAATGTCTCGGCGGCCGAGACCGCGGCGCGCCAGGTCGATCTGGCGAGGCTCGACCGAGCGGTGCTGTCGGCGCATGCGGTCGGCGAGGCCGCCTCGAAAGTTGCGGTGTATCCGACCGTGCGGCGCATTCTCGTCGAAAAGCAGCGTGACTTCGCCAAAACACCGCCGGGTGCGGTGCTGGACGGGCGCGACATCGGCACTGTTGTCTGCCCCGATGCCGACATCAAACTCTATGTGACGGCGAGCGCGGAGGTGCGGGCAAGGCGCCGGCTGGCCGAGATCGAAAGCATCGGCGGCACCGCCAATTTCACCGAAATCCTCGCCGATATCGTGCGCCGTGACGAGCGCGACATGGGCCGCGCCGACGCGCCCTTGAAGCCCGCTGCCGACGCGCACTTGCTTGATACCAGCGAAATGGCTATAGAAGCCGCGTTTCTCGCGGCCATGGCGATCGTTGACGACGTGCTGGCCAGGAGAAACAAGGCCTGA
- the rpsA gene encoding 30S ribosomal protein S1, with protein sequence MSAANPTRDDFASLLEESFTTGHSGEGQVVKGIITAIEKDMAIIDVGLKVEGRVPLKEFGVKGKDTTLKVGDTVEVYVERIENALGEAMLSREKARREESWVRLEEKFTKGERVEGVIFNQVKGGFTVDLDGAVAFLPRSQVDIRPIRDVSPLMHNPQPFEILKMDRRRGNIVVSRRTVLEESRAEQRSEIVQNLEEGQVVEGVVKNITDYGAFVDLGGIDGLLHVTDMAWRRVNHPTEILNIGQTVKVQIIRINQETHRISLGMKQLESDPWSEIGTKFPIGKKIKGTVTNITDYGAFVELEPGIEGLIHVSEMSWTKKNVHPGKILSTTQEVDVVVLEVDPAKRRISLGLKQTLENPWEAFARSHPVGSQVEGEVKNKTEFGLFIGLEGDVDGMVHLSDLDWTRPGEQVIEEYNRGDMVKAQVLDVDIEKERISLGIKQLAKDTVGEAANSGELRKNAVVTCEVIGVKDGGLEVRLVDSGIETFIKRSDLSRDRDEQRPERFTVGQKVDARVIAFDKKTRKLQVSIKALEIAEEKEAVAQYGSTDSGASLGDILGAALKKQGS encoded by the coding sequence ATGTCAGCTGCAAATCCCACTCGCGATGATTTCGCGAGCCTGCTCGAAGAATCATTCACAACCGGTCATTCCGGCGAAGGCCAGGTCGTCAAGGGCATCATCACCGCGATCGAAAAGGACATGGCCATCATCGACGTCGGCCTCAAGGTCGAAGGCCGCGTGCCGCTGAAGGAATTCGGCGTCAAGGGCAAGGACACCACCCTCAAGGTCGGTGACACCGTCGAAGTCTATGTCGAGCGCATCGAGAACGCGCTTGGCGAAGCGATGCTTTCCCGTGAAAAGGCCCGCCGCGAAGAGAGCTGGGTCCGTCTCGAAGAGAAGTTCACCAAGGGTGAGCGCGTCGAAGGCGTCATCTTCAACCAGGTCAAGGGCGGCTTCACCGTCGACCTCGACGGCGCCGTGGCCTTCCTGCCGCGCAGCCAGGTCGATATCCGCCCGATCCGCGACGTCTCCCCGCTGATGCACAACCCGCAGCCCTTCGAGATCCTCAAGATGGATCGCCGCCGCGGCAACATCGTGGTGTCGCGCCGCACCGTGCTCGAGGAGAGCCGCGCCGAACAGCGTTCGGAAATCGTGCAGAACCTCGAAGAGGGCCAGGTTGTCGAAGGCGTCGTCAAGAACATCACCGACTACGGTGCGTTCGTCGACCTCGGCGGCATCGACGGCCTGCTGCATGTCACCGATATGGCATGGCGCCGCGTCAACCATCCGACCGAAATCCTCAACATCGGTCAGACGGTCAAGGTGCAGATCATCCGCATCAACCAGGAAACCCACCGCATCTCGCTCGGCATGAAGCAGCTCGAGAGCGATCCGTGGTCCGAGATCGGCACCAAGTTCCCGATCGGCAAGAAGATCAAGGGTACCGTCACCAACATCACCGACTACGGCGCGTTCGTCGAGCTGGAGCCGGGCATCGAAGGCCTCATCCACGTTTCGGAAATGTCGTGGACCAAGAAGAACGTGCATCCCGGCAAGATCCTGTCGACGACCCAGGAAGTCGACGTGGTGGTGCTCGAGGTCGATCCGGCCAAGCGCCGCATCTCGCTCGGTCTCAAGCAGACGCTTGAGAATCCTTGGGAAGCGTTCGCCCGCAGCCATCCGGTCGGCAGCCAGGTCGAGGGCGAGGTCAAGAACAAGACCGAGTTCGGCCTGTTCATCGGCCTGGAAGGCGACGTGGACGGCATGGTGCACCTCTCCGACCTCGACTGGACCCGTCCGGGCGAGCAGGTCATCGAAGAGTACAATCGCGGCGACATGGTCAAGGCGCAGGTGCTCGACGTCGACATCGAGAAGGAGCGCATCTCGCTCGGCATCAAGCAGCTGGCCAAGGATACGGTCGGCGAAGCAGCCAACAGCGGCGAACTGCGCAAGAACGCCGTCGTCACCTGCGAAGTCATCGGCGTCAAGGATGGCGGTCTGGAAGTGCGGCTGGTCGACAGCGGCATCGAGACCTTCATCAAGCGCTCCGACCTCAGCCGCGACCGCGACGAGCAGCGCCCCGAGCGCTTCACCGTCGGCCAGAAGGTCGACGCCCGCGTCATCGCCTTCGACAAGAAGACCCGCAAGCTGCAGGTCTCGATCAAGGCGCTGGAAATCGCCGAAGAGAAGGAAGCGGTCGCCCAGTACGGCTCGACCGACTCCGGCGCTTCGCTGGGCGACATCCTGGGTGCCGCGCTGAAGAAGCAGGGCAGCTAA
- a CDS encoding SDR family NAD(P)-dependent oxidoreductase — MTETLQGRHIVVTGGTGALGGAVVGRLLEQGAICHVPNAHAAAPQHFPFAAHENVKLAHNVDLSDSAKVEGFYAQVPALWGSIHLAGGFAMAPVEKIESASFAEMMDTNARTTFLCSRAAIRSMLASGTSGRIVNVTARAGLDPRRGAGMVAYTASKAAVAAMTVAMAEELKAKGILVNAVAPSTLDTPANRADMPDADFTKWVSLEAAAEAIAYLASPANQAMSGTLVPLYGRA, encoded by the coding sequence ATGACGGAAACACTTCAAGGCAGGCATATCGTTGTGACCGGTGGAACCGGCGCGCTCGGCGGTGCGGTGGTTGGCCGGCTGCTGGAGCAGGGCGCGATCTGCCACGTGCCGAACGCGCACGCCGCGGCACCCCAGCATTTTCCTTTCGCCGCGCATGAGAACGTCAAGCTGGCGCACAATGTCGACCTGTCGGACTCCGCCAAGGTTGAAGGCTTCTATGCGCAGGTTCCTGCCTTGTGGGGATCGATCCATCTCGCCGGCGGCTTCGCCATGGCGCCGGTGGAAAAGATCGAATCGGCGTCCTTTGCCGAGATGATGGACACCAATGCCCGCACCACCTTCCTCTGCAGCCGCGCGGCCATCCGCTCGATGCTGGCGTCGGGCACATCAGGCCGCATCGTCAATGTCACCGCGCGCGCGGGGCTCGACCCCAGGCGCGGCGCCGGCATGGTCGCCTACACGGCGAGCAAGGCGGCGGTCGCGGCCATGACGGTGGCGATGGCGGAAGAGCTCAAGGCCAAGGGCATCCTGGTCAATGCCGTGGCGCCGTCGACGCTCGACACGCCGGCAAACCGCGCCGACATGCCGGATGCCGATTTCACCAAATGGGTCAGCCTGGAAGCAGCGGCCGAAGCCATCGCCTATCTCGCTTCGCCCGCCAACCAGGCGATGAGCGGAACGCTGGTGCCGCTCTACGGCCGGGCATAG
- a CDS encoding 5-guanidino-2-oxopentanoate decarboxylase, producing the protein MPTIGEALITLLEAHGVDTVFGIPGVHTVELYRGLARSKIRHVTPRHEQGAGFMADGYARASGRPGVAFVITGPGLTNTITAMGQARADSVPMLVISGVNAMPTLGKGLGFLHELPDQRGMMEKVALLSQRVTEASELPGALAQAFALFSSSRPGPVHIEIPTDVMVKPADGIVALLSNAAPPAPDGAAIASAAKLIATARRPLILAGGGAKRAEASLRRLAERLGAPVVETTNARGLLHRHPLCVPASPSLKAVRALMADADLVIAAGTEFGPTDYDGYGDGGFVLPSNLIRIDIGADQLARRPVTVGIQADCAEAIEALLAAIGSAYVAAPDGEARAAAARKAAIAELSPAYLAQVHAVEMIRDTLPGAIIVGDSTQPIYAANLYYDHDRPAGWFNAATGFGALGYGPPAAIGAALAMPDVPVVCLTGDGGFQFTLPELGVALDSDAPVIFVVWNNRGYREIETSMLDVGVEPVGVSPAPPDFCKLAEAYGIGAERLAEIGALPQALKRARATGLPCVIEITVD; encoded by the coding sequence GTGCCGACCATCGGCGAAGCCCTCATCACGCTGCTCGAAGCCCATGGCGTCGACACCGTCTTCGGCATTCCAGGCGTCCACACGGTCGAGCTCTACCGTGGCCTGGCGCGCTCGAAAATCCGCCATGTCACGCCGCGCCACGAACAGGGCGCCGGCTTCATGGCTGACGGCTATGCCCGCGCCAGCGGCAGGCCCGGCGTCGCCTTCGTCATCACCGGACCGGGATTGACCAACACCATCACCGCCATGGGCCAGGCGCGCGCCGATTCGGTGCCGATGCTGGTCATCTCGGGCGTCAACGCCATGCCGACGCTGGGCAAGGGGCTGGGCTTCCTGCATGAGCTGCCGGATCAGCGCGGCATGATGGAAAAGGTGGCGCTGTTGTCACAGCGCGTCACCGAGGCCAGCGAATTGCCGGGTGCACTGGCGCAGGCCTTCGCCCTGTTTTCATCGTCGCGGCCTGGCCCAGTGCATATCGAGATCCCGACCGATGTCATGGTCAAGCCGGCTGACGGTATCGTTGCGCTGCTGAGCAATGCGGCACCACCCGCGCCGGATGGCGCGGCAATTGCCAGCGCAGCCAAACTCATCGCCACTGCCCGCCGTCCGCTGATCCTGGCCGGCGGCGGCGCCAAGCGTGCCGAGGCGTCCTTGCGGCGCCTGGCCGAGAGATTGGGTGCGCCGGTCGTCGAGACCACCAATGCGCGCGGCCTGCTGCACCGCCACCCGCTCTGCGTGCCGGCAAGTCCCAGCCTGAAGGCGGTCCGCGCGCTGATGGCGGACGCCGATCTGGTGATTGCCGCCGGCACCGAATTCGGCCCGACCGACTATGACGGCTATGGCGACGGTGGCTTTGTGCTGCCTTCCAACCTGATTCGCATCGACATCGGCGCCGACCAGCTCGCGCGCCGCCCGGTGACGGTTGGCATCCAGGCCGACTGCGCCGAGGCGATCGAAGCCCTGCTCGCCGCCATCGGCTCCGCTTATGTGGCCGCACCAGACGGCGAGGCACGCGCCGCTGCGGCACGCAAGGCGGCGATCGCCGAGCTGAGCCCGGCCTATCTGGCACAGGTGCATGCCGTGGAAATGATCCGCGACACGCTGCCGGGCGCGATCATCGTCGGCGACTCGACGCAGCCGATCTACGCCGCGAACCTCTACTACGACCACGACCGGCCGGCCGGCTGGTTCAATGCCGCCACCGGTTTCGGCGCGCTTGGTTACGGCCCGCCGGCGGCTATCGGCGCCGCCCTTGCCATGCCCGACGTGCCGGTCGTCTGCCTGACCGGCGACGGCGGCTTCCAGTTCACATTGCCGGAACTGGGTGTCGCACTTGATTCCGACGCGCCGGTCATTTTCGTGGTCTGGAACAACCGGGGCTATCGCGAGATCGAGACCTCGATGCTCGATGTCGGCGTCGAACCCGTCGGGGTCTCGCCGGCGCCGCCGGATTTCTGCAAGTTGGCTGAGGCCTATGGCATCGGCGCCGAACGGCTGGCCGAGATCGGCGCCTTGCCACAGGCGCTGAAGCGCGCCCGGGCAACCGGATTGCCCTGCGTCATCGAAATCACGGTCGATTGA
- a CDS encoding dimethylarginine dimethylaminohydrolase family protein has translation MAGPLRRVLMRSAASAMRHAKAREWHYGPGFDPQKAAAQHEQLTKLVAASGAEIEWLTDADDGLADSVFTHDPSLMTDHGAIILSMGKALRRPEPGLHEAAYVSTGIPILGRIEHPGQVEGGDCVWVDADTLAVGRGVRTNQDGIQQLANLLSPKGIQVYGFDLPLWHGEEACLHLMSVISPLADDLALVYSPLLPAAFYQLLRARGIKLVEGDAEEFAASNGLSLNVLPTAPHQVIAVAGFPKTAAAMEAAGCTVATFEADALCIACEGGPTCLTRPVLRQ, from the coding sequence ATGGCCGGGCCGCTGCGGCGGGTGCTGATGCGCTCTGCCGCCAGCGCCATGCGTCATGCCAAGGCGCGGGAATGGCACTATGGTCCGGGCTTTGACCCGCAAAAAGCCGCCGCCCAGCATGAGCAGCTGACGAAGCTGGTCGCGGCTTCCGGTGCAGAGATCGAATGGCTGACGGATGCCGATGACGGGCTGGCCGATTCGGTCTTCACCCACGACCCGTCGCTGATGACCGATCACGGCGCCATCATCCTGTCCATGGGCAAGGCGCTGCGCCGGCCCGAGCCCGGCCTGCACGAAGCCGCCTACGTCAGCACCGGCATTCCGATCCTTGGCCGTATCGAGCATCCCGGCCAGGTGGAAGGCGGCGACTGCGTCTGGGTCGATGCAGATACCCTTGCTGTTGGCCGTGGCGTGCGCACCAACCAGGACGGCATCCAGCAGCTCGCCAACCTGCTCTCGCCCAAGGGCATACAGGTCTACGGCTTCGATCTGCCGCTGTGGCACGGCGAGGAGGCCTGCCTGCATCTGATGTCGGTGATCAGCCCGCTCGCCGACGATCTGGCTCTGGTCTATTCGCCGCTGCTGCCCGCCGCCTTCTACCAGCTGCTGCGTGCGCGCGGCATCAAGCTGGTCGAGGGCGATGCTGAGGAATTCGCTGCCTCCAACGGACTGAGCCTCAACGTGCTGCCGACCGCGCCCCATCAGGTGATTGCCGTCGCAGGCTTTCCCAAGACTGCGGCTGCCATGGAGGCGGCCGGCTGCACGGTCGCCACTTTCGAAGCCGACGCGCTGTGCATCGCCTGCGAGGGCGGCCCGACCTGCCTGACACGACCGGTGCTGCGCCAATGA
- a CDS encoding ABC transporter ATP-binding protein, producing MMAHGAAPVQKHTAQDGAAEAIHVENLHKKFGQLHVLKGVSLSARDGEVIAIIGGSGSGKSTLLRCINCLENPTSGIIRVNGEEIKLKADSHGHTIPADRRQIERIRSKLGMVFQNFNLWSHMTLIENVIEVPVHVLGVKRDEAIAQAEKLLVRVGLAEKRDVYPAYLSGGQQQRAAIARALAINPRVMLFDEPTSALDPELVGEVLKVIGDLAREGRTMVLVTHEMKFAREVATHVVYLYNGLVEEEGPPEQIFGAPKSERLKQFIRNIG from the coding sequence ATGATGGCGCACGGCGCCGCACCCGTCCAGAAACACACGGCGCAGGACGGCGCCGCCGAAGCCATCCATGTCGAGAACCTGCACAAGAAGTTCGGCCAACTGCATGTGCTGAAGGGCGTGTCGCTGTCGGCGCGCGATGGCGAGGTGATCGCCATCATCGGCGGCTCAGGCTCAGGCAAATCGACGCTGCTGCGTTGCATCAACTGCCTGGAAAACCCGACCAGCGGCATCATCCGCGTCAACGGCGAAGAGATCAAACTGAAGGCCGATAGCCACGGCCACACCATTCCCGCCGACCGCAGGCAGATCGAGCGCATCCGCTCCAAGCTCGGCATGGTGTTCCAGAATTTCAACCTGTGGAGCCACATGACGCTGATCGAAAACGTCATCGAGGTTCCCGTGCATGTGCTCGGCGTCAAGCGCGACGAGGCGATCGCCCAGGCCGAAAAGCTGCTGGTGCGCGTCGGGCTTGCCGAAAAGCGCGACGTCTATCCGGCCTATCTCTCGGGCGGCCAGCAGCAGCGCGCAGCGATCGCCCGTGCGCTCGCCATCAATCCGCGCGTCATGCTGTTCGACGAGCCGACCTCGGCGCTCGACCCCGAACTGGTCGGCGAGGTGCTGAAGGTGATCGGCGACCTGGCGCGCGAGGGCCGCACCATGGTGCTGGTCACCCACGAGATGAAGTTCGCTCGCGAGGTCGCGACCCACGTCGTCTATCTCTACAACGGGCTGGTCGAGGAAGAAGGCCCGCCGGAGCAGATCTTCGGCGCGCCGAAATCCGAAAGGCTGAAGCAGTTCATCCGCAACATCGGCTAG